From the genome of Thermaerobacter marianensis DSM 12885:
TGGTGCAGGAGGCGTTGGAGATCACCCGGTGCTTGGCGGGGTCGTACCGGTGGTGGTTCACGCCCAGGACGATGGTGATGTCCTCGTTCTTGGCCGGGGCGGAGATGACCACCTTCTTGGCGCCGCCCCCTTCGATGTGGGCCACCGCCTTGGTGGCGTCGGTGAAGACGCCCGTGGACTCGATGACCAGCTCCGCCCCCGCCTGGTCCCAGGCCAGCTGGGCCGGATCCTTGATGGCGGTGAAGCGGATGCGCTTCCCGTCGACGATCAGGGCGTCGTCCTCGGCCCGCACATCGGCATCGAAGATGCCGTAGTTGGAGTCGTATTTGAGCAGGTGGGCGAAGGTGGCCGCCGGGGCCAGGTCGTTGATGGCGACGATCTCGATGTCGTCCCGGCGCCAGGCCTGCCGGAAGAACCGGCGGCCGATGCTGCCAAAGCCGTTGATGCCGACCCGTACCGCCATGGCATCCCGCTCCTTTCCGGCCCGTACCTACGCGTCCATGATAGCAGTTTCTCCGGAAGATCCCCTGAGGGAATCGGGGTTCTCGGGCCGCTCTCCCCTCCCGGAGTCCCGCCGCCCTCCCACCCCCGAGCCGCCCGTGCCCGTCGCCCCGGGCCCGCCGACCCGCGCCGTCCCGGGCAAGGCCAGCCGGCGCGCCACCACGTCCAGGGTCACCACGTGCAGGGCCGTCATGTGCTCCACCGCCTGCAGGGCCTGGCGTTGGGCCGAGGCCAGCACCGCCCGCAGGGGACGGCCCGGCGCCACCGCCACCTCCAGGGTGATGGCCACCCCCTCCTCCCGGTCCGCCACCGCCGCCCGCAGCACCTCCGTCACCCCGCTGACCCGGCCCGCCGCGTAGGCGGCGATCTGCCCCACCACCTGGCGGGTGATGAAGAACCGGCCCAGGGAGCTGTAGGTCGGGCGGACCATGGTCTTCTCGATCACCTGGCCGGGACCCGCCGGGGACCGGTTCTTCCCGCGGTAGAACAGGCGCAAAGGATCCAGCAGGTAGCCGGAGAAGCTGCGCTTCACCTCGAAGGTGGGGGCGGGGATCACGTGGCGCCCCTGGGTCCGGCGGATCAGCTGGGCGCGGCGGATCTCCGCCGGCGTGGCCACCTCTTCGATGGCGATGTAGCGGGCGGGGGCGGGAAGGCCCAGGGTGGCGGCGATGCGGTCCACCATGTCCCGCGAGGTGCCCAGGATCAGCACCCGCCGCGGCCGGACCTCCGCCAGGGCGCGGCGGACCTCGTCCCGGTGGGCGGGGTCCACGAACAGGGCCCGGCGGATGGCGCCGATCTTGGTGGCTTCCCGCTTGGCCGACACCCCGGCCACGATCCGGCTCTCCCGGATCAAGAGCCCGTCGTCGATCAAGGCGTCGGCGTCGATCTCGCGGGCCACGGCGGCGGCCCGGTGGCTCTTGCCGGTGCCGCTGGGCCCCACCAGGGCGACGAC
Proteins encoded in this window:
- a CDS encoding Asp23/Gls24 family envelope stress response protein, giving the protein MEVVALVGPSGTGKSHRAAAVAREIDADALIDDGLLIRESRIVAGVSAKREATKIGAIRRALFVDPAHRDEVRRALAEVRPRRVLILGTSRDMVDRIAATLGLPAPARYIAIEEVATPAEIRRAQLIRRTQGRHVIPAPTFEVKRSFSGYLLDPLRLFYRGKNRSPAGPGQVIEKTMVRPTYSSLGRFFITRQVVGQIAAYAAGRVSGVTEVLRAAVADREEGVAITLEVAVAPGRPLRAVLASAQRQALQAVEHMTALHVVTLDVVARRLALPGTARVGGPGATGTGGSGVGGRRDSGRGERPENPDSLRGSSGETAIMDA